A region of Anguilla anguilla isolate fAngAng1 chromosome 18, fAngAng1.pri, whole genome shotgun sequence DNA encodes the following proteins:
- the synpo2la gene encoding synaptopodin 2-like protein translates to MVVEEVVITLSGGAPWGFRLQGGAEHKKPLQVAKVRKRSKACRAGLREADELVSINESPCGGLSHAQAMNLIDSSPGTLHIRVRRAPAGFQSVVLLTRAPSPRIDKEYRAALRAMSPPGGQQGAPEEHRSREGVTSPQGSEAYYGETDSDADVTQERHRRPRRRSPSNSPGRGPPDRAAPPDRASPEEANDADGGGGGGPGVARREVVYQPPQGEWSSSLTETSAENSSLSADDQGPRDGAAEEDSGFQEPHTLPPLVSPERARGALQLASRKQLVPMVGPVDNPVDEELTVTYMDKAKQAKLHRGDSQQEKQVKEARTKCRTIACLLTDAPNPHSKGVLMFKKRRQRSKKYTLTSFGCVEEDAAPQDSHEEEEEDGVLPGSESEFDEDGLPAAPDPTWDSDYLEALEKKASAAGPGAGEGGGAEDPGLTATSGKGAQLFEQQRRRAAEHAMRAAARQPQAPPPPQPAEARAVGPPPAEAGAPPPAPAQPPAPHPAVGMVNGDAVVVESPVAMAMAMTMAMAASPAAPQASFTSHLLASPPPSELPEMPASNVLNRTARPFAPGFISHRASTAPVVFRPNAAKKPRPAAAPMAVPPPHSSPSPFEMQPEATPPLPPVFSAQPVPTWAPRAVSAPTTPTAAHHPGMPRPPLVMTTQPISLAPPPAAREISVSPVAASPIAASPAPAPVAPYQQGAEAAAGGRTGILQDALRNRPRKALFTRQEEKRSTPNPQLLSMVQSLDEGPRGGGGPDRGFESCPEDDSFNLGAEASDFSRGRLPPPVAPKPRVVPAASAIGQGEGRGAELFARRQTRMDLYVVDNAPQHPPPVTPPVRSRDPSPTPSLPAHWKYSPNIRAPPPIGYNPLLSPSCPPVAQRGPKPSEPKAAKRGGRPQRDGIRALDAMRRQPYQLNPAMFSFAPSPQPVVSHREGPTLVGSSLSSPRQVPVKTARAYEIRRFSTPTPMSAPATLTPTVIPPRSATTLAEPLCRPDLASPPPPPAPLAPAAPPHRPAPTGALPQLPRLSSGPVQSSAPYPAPPTASSSLVYGGLQGAKQFKSAPELFPPRSATVQVAKPRFVASRMGIQANVWRPGFMHY, encoded by the exons ATGGTCGTGGAGGAGGTCGTGATCACGCTGTCCGGAGGGGCGCCCTGGGGTTTTCGGCTGCAGGGTGGAGCCGAACACAAGAAGCCGCTGCAGGTCGCCAAG GTGCGGAAGCGCAGCAAGGCGTGCCGGGCGGGGCTCCGCGAGGCGGACGAGCTGGTGTCCATCAACGAGAGCCCGTGCGGCGGGCTGTCCCACGCCCAGGCCATGAACCTGATCGACAGCAGTCCGGGGACCCTGCACATACGCGTCAGAAG ggCTCCCGCAGGATTCCAGTCGGTGGTGCTGCTGACCCGGGCTCCCTCCCCGCGGATCGACAAGGAGTACCGGGCGGCCCTGCGCGCCATGTCCCCCCCcgggggccagcagggggcgccggaGGAGCACAGGAGCCGGGAGGGGGTGACGTCGCCGCAGGGCAGCGAGGCGTACTACGGCGAGACGGACAGCGACGCCGACGTGACGCAGGAGAGGCACCGGCGGCCCAGGCGCCGCAGCCCCAGCAACTCGCCCGGCAGGGGCCCCCCGGACCGGGCCGCCCCCCCCGACAGGGCCTCCCCCGAGGAGGCCAACGACGCTgacggtggcggcggcggcggccccggCGTGGCCCGCCGGGAGGTGGTGTACCAGCCCCCGCAGGGCGAGTGGTCCTCGTCCCTGACAGAGACGTCCGCCGAGAACTCCTCGCTCAGCGCCGACGACCAGGGGCCCCGGGACGGGGCCGCCGAGGAGGACAGCGGCTTCCAGGAGCCCCACACCCTGCCCCCGCTGGTGTCCCCCGAGCGGGCCAGGGGGGCCCTGCAGCTGGCCTCCCGGAAGCAGCTGGTCCCCATGGTGGGACCCGTGGACAACCCCGTGGACGAGGAGCTGACCGTCACATACATGGACAAAGCCAAACAAGCCA agcTTCACCGTGGCGACAGCCAGCAGGAGAAGCAGGTGAAGGAGGCCCGCACCAAGTGCCGCACCATCGCCTGCCTGCTGACGGACGCGCCCAACCCGCACTCCAAGGGCGTGCTGATGTTCAAGAAGCGGCGCCAGCGCTCCAAGAAGTACACGCTGACCAGCTTCGGCTGCGTGGAGGAGGACGCCGCGCCCCAGGACTCccacgaggaggaggaggaggacggcgtCCTGCCGGGCAGCGAGTCCGAGTTCGACGAGGACGGCCTCCCCGCCGCCCCAGACCCCACCTGGGACAGCGACTACCTGGAGGCGCTGGAGAAGAAGGCGTCGgcggcggggccgggggcgggggagggcggCGGGGCGGAGGACCCCGGCCTGACCGCCACCTCGGGGAAAGGGGCGCAGCTGTTCGAGCAGCAGCGGAGGAGGGCGGCGGAGCACGCCATGCGGGCGGCGGCCCGGCAgccgcaggccccgcccccgccgcagCCCGCGGAGGCGCGCGCCGTGGGACCGCCCCCAGCGGAGGCCGGGgcgccgccccccgccccggcgcAGCCCCCAGCCCCGCACCCCGCCGTCGGCATGGTGAACGGGGACGCCGTCGTCGTGGAGAGCCCCGTGGCGATGGCGATGGCCATGACGATGGCGATGGCGGCGTCCCCGGCCGCCCCGCAGGCCTCGTTCACCTCCCATCTGCTGGCCTCGCCCCCCCCGTCGGAGCTGCCCGAAATGCCCGCCAGCAACGTCCTGAACAGGACCGCCCGGCCCTTCGCCCCCGGCTTCATCAGCCACCGCGCCTCTACCGCGCCCGTCGTCTTCCGGCCCAACGCGGCCAagaagccccgccccgccgccgcgCCCATGGCCGTCCCGCCCCctcactcctccccctctccctttgaGATGCAGCCGGaagccacgccccccctccctcccgtctTCTCGGCCCAGCCGGTGCCCACCTGGGCGCCCCGGGCAGTCTCCGCCCCTACCACGCCCACGGCGGCCCACCACCCCggcatgccccgcccccctcttgTCATGACGACGCAGCCGATCTCCTTGGCGCCGCCTCCCGCCGCCCGAGAAATTTCGGTCTCCCCCGTCGCGGCCTCGCCGATCGCggcctcccccgcccccgcccccgtggCTCcttaccagcagggggcggaaGCGGCGGCGGGCGGCCGCACGGGCATCCTGCAGGACGCGCTGCGGAACCGGCCCCGGAAGGCCCTGTTCACCCGccaggaggagaagaggagcaCGCCCAACCCccagctgctgtccatggtgcagAGCCTGGACGAGGGGccgcgggggggcggcggcccgGACCGAGGGTTCGAGTCCTGCCCCGAGGACGACTCCTTCAACCTGGGCGCCGAGGCCTCCGACTTCTCCCGGGGCAGGCTGCCCCCGCCGGTGGCCCCCAAGCCGCGGGTGGTCCCGGCGGCCTCCGCCATCGGCCAGGGCgagggcaggggggcggagctgttCGCCCGCCGACAGACCCGCATGGACCTGTACGTGGTGGACAAcgccccccagcacccccctcccgTGACCCCTCCCGTCCGGTCCCGCgacccctcccccacgccctccctccccgcccacTGGAAGTACTCGCCCAACATCCGGGCCCCGCCGCCCATCGGCTACAACCCCTTGCTGTCGCCCTCCTGCCCGCCGGTGGCGCAGCGCGGGCCCAAGCCGTCCGAGCCCAAGGCCGCGAAGAGGGGCGGGCGGCCGCAGCGGGACGGGATCCGCGCCCTGGACGCCATGCGGAGGCAGCCGTACCAGCTCAACCCGGCCATGTTCAGCTTCGCCCCGAGCCCCCAGCCCGTCGTCTCCCACCGGGAGGGCCCCACCCTGGTGGGCAGCTCCCTCAGCTCCCCCCGGCAGGTCCCCGTCAAGACGGCGAGGGCGTACGAGATCAGGCGCTTCTCCACGCCCACGCCCATGTCGGCGCCCGCCACCCTGACGCCCACCGTCATCCCGCCGCGCTCCGCCACCACCCTCGCCGAGCCCCTGTGCCGCCCCGACCTGGCctcgccgcccccgccgccggccCCGCTCGCCCCCGCCGCGCCCCCTCACCGCCCCGCCCCGACGGGAGCCCTGCCCCAGCTGCCCAGGCTGTCGTCCGGCCCCGtccagagctccgccccctaccCGGCCCCTCCCACGGCCTCGTCCAGCCTGGTCTACGGTGGCCTGCAAGGGGCCAAGCAGTTCAAGAGCGCCCCGGAGCTCTTCCCCCCGCGGTCGGCCACGGTGCAGGTGGCCAAGCCCCGCTTCGTCGCCTCCAGGATGGGCATCCAGGCCAACGTGTGGAGGCCCGGCTTCATGCACTACTGA